In Microcoleus sp. AS-A8, one DNA window encodes the following:
- the ilvN gene encoding acetolactate synthase small subunit: MKHTLSVLVEDEAGVLTRIAGLFARRGFNIESLAVGPAEQVGISRITMVVPGDEHIIEQLTKQLYKLINVLKVQDITTTPCVERELMLVKVNGNSSTRTEIIELAQVFRARVVDIAEDSLTLEVVGDPGKLVAIVQVLGKFGIREIARTGKIALTRESGVNTEYLKSLEAKV, from the coding sequence ATGAAACACACCCTTTCCGTTCTGGTCGAAGATGAAGCCGGTGTTCTGACTCGAATTGCTGGTTTATTTGCCCGTCGGGGCTTCAATATTGAAAGTCTTGCGGTTGGCCCAGCCGAGCAGGTCGGCATTTCCCGAATTACCATGGTGGTGCCTGGAGACGAACACATTATCGAGCAGCTAACTAAGCAACTCTACAAGCTAATCAATGTACTCAAGGTACAGGATATTACAACCACACCCTGTGTAGAGCGGGAGTTGATGTTGGTGAAAGTGAATGGCAACAGTTCGACTCGCACAGAGATTATTGAATTAGCTCAGGTCTTTCGGGCGCGTGTGGTAGACATTGCAGAGGATTCACTGACGCTAGAAGTCGTGGGAGACCCTGGTAAGTTGGTGGCGATTGTTCAAGTCTTGGGTAAGTTTGGCATCCGTGAAATTGCCCGAACGGGTAAAATTGCCTTGACGCGGGAATCCGGGGTCAATACGGAATATCTGAAGTCTCTGGAAGCGAAAGTATAG
- a CDS encoding BON domain-containing protein, which translates to MGWLQRLFGMGKPKDAQVNPPAQPAPQYTAQAPASTNAETIAPERVGLNGEYDQSGLAKRVALAFDEDPDLADEERLWVAQTSGTIVLKGEVSDQATLNKMTSIARGVNGCTAVDSSQVKVG; encoded by the coding sequence ATGGGTTGGTTACAAAGACTGTTTGGCATGGGAAAACCCAAGGACGCTCAGGTTAACCCACCTGCCCAGCCTGCACCTCAATATACAGCTCAGGCTCCTGCGAGTACTAACGCCGAAACAATTGCCCCAGAACGTGTTGGTTTAAACGGAGAATACGATCAAAGCGGTTTGGCCAAGCGAGTTGCCTTAGCTTTTGACGAAGACCCCGATCTCGCTGATGAAGAGCGCCTGTGGGTAGCCCAGACTAGCGGGACTATCGTTTTAAAAGGCGAAGTCTCTGACCAAGCGACCCTGAACAAAATGACAAGTATTGCCAGAGGCGTTAATGGTTGCACTGCCGTAGACAGCAGTCAAGTTAAAGTGGGTTAA
- a CDS encoding Crp/Fnr family transcriptional regulator, whose product MLTSVERLLFIRAVPIFQELRDDFLVRLASVMDELSFPADHTIFTQGQEGRSLYIVVKGLVRVHIGDRDLAQLKEGACFGEMSLFDAEPRSASVTTIEPCECLMLTQLQLYDAIDETPGIAINIIRLLSRRIRELNNKVNAYEAKSSAPDLTRTGSNLS is encoded by the coding sequence ATGTTAACCAGCGTTGAGCGTTTATTGTTTATCAGGGCTGTCCCGATTTTTCAAGAACTCCGGGACGATTTTTTAGTGCGTCTTGCTTCGGTGATGGATGAGCTATCGTTCCCCGCCGATCATACGATTTTCACCCAAGGACAGGAGGGGCGATCGCTTTATATTGTGGTCAAAGGTTTAGTCCGAGTTCACATCGGCGATCGCGATTTAGCGCAGCTCAAGGAGGGAGCCTGTTTCGGGGAGATGTCGTTATTCGATGCCGAACCCCGTTCTGCTTCCGTAACGACGATAGAACCCTGTGAATGCCTGATGCTGACACAGCTACAACTGTATGATGCGATCGATGAGACGCCAGGAATTGCCATTAATATTATTCGCCTACTTTCTCGTCGCATTCGTGAACTGAATAATAAGGTGAATGCTTACGAGGCGAAGAGTTCGGCACCGGATCTAACGAGGACGGGGAGTAATTTATCCTGA
- the infC gene encoding translation initiation factor IF-3 has product MTPVNENRRQRDLPPINERIRFPNIRVIDTDGGQLGIITPQEALRIAEEKELDLVLVSDKADPPVCRIMDYGKYKFEQEKKAREARKKQHTADVKEVKMRYKIEDHDYQVRVNQAERFLKSGDKVKATITFRGREIQHSDLGEDLLKRMAIDLDALAEVQQAPKREGRNMMMLLSPKK; this is encoded by the coding sequence CTGACGCCTGTGAATGAGAATAGACGCCAACGCGATTTACCCCCAATTAACGAAAGAATCCGGTTCCCTAACATTCGAGTCATCGATACAGATGGGGGACAACTGGGGATAATCACGCCTCAAGAAGCTTTACGCATCGCCGAGGAAAAAGAGTTGGATCTCGTCTTAGTGAGCGACAAAGCCGATCCGCCGGTCTGTCGCATCATGGACTATGGCAAGTATAAATTTGAGCAAGAGAAAAAAGCCCGCGAGGCCAGAAAAAAGCAGCACACTGCCGATGTCAAAGAAGTCAAGATGCGCTACAAAATTGAGGATCATGACTACCAAGTGCGCGTCAATCAAGCGGAACGCTTTCTCAAGTCTGGCGATAAGGTCAAAGCCACCATTACCTTCCGAGGTCGAGAAATTCAACACAGTGACTTAGGGGAGGACTTACTCAAGCGGATGGCGATAGATTTGGATGCGTTGGCGGAAGTGCAGCAAGCACCGAAGCGGGAAGGTCGTAATATGATGATGCTACTTTCTCCTAAAAAATGA
- a CDS encoding iron uptake porin yields MYKELNEASIAIAQEAQSLSSVASTLPSSPPLQAESAPSAKSLAQLSSAQPTNADVAREPAQSNPEQMEQVTHVSQLSGEPLTDSMEQVTNVSQLSDVRPTDWAYEALRSLVERYGCIAGYPDGTFRGNRAMTRYEFAAGLNACLQQIEKLMAGNGSESATKEDLAALQRLVEEFRPELTTLGSRIDKLDGRVAFLEDHQFSTTTKLSGQAIISAIGASGGAPDGKDANIILTNRVRLNLVTSFTGKDTLITGLQAYNFEGGVFGGNSLQNTLFPGSTLTSGMSKLSFEPQFPGFNPKDLSTVGTNSVNLYKLLYIFPLANKFTVFAGTAAEVSDAFPAITPFADDGQEAISRFAGYNPVVRVSGGTSGTGLASAAGFIWSISDKLDLRALYGSVNANLPGEASDVLPGVSGTPLGAGVFSGSSVVATQLTIKPTNSIDIGLNYANSYHEINILGTGLAQSDANALGGVALGTPVNLNSVGATLTWRLTPKVALSTYGAYIFANDSTGDVDASSNFSSWMVGLHFKDLFKEGNAAGLIFGQPLYRVDAGGDAVLAAAGVNRATPYHLEAYYRFQVSKNISITPGAFVLFNPEGNSNNDTTGVGVIRTTSTF; encoded by the coding sequence TTGTATAAGGAGCTGAATGAAGCTTCCATCGCGATCGCCCAGGAGGCACAATCCTTATCATCTGTAGCCTCCACCCTCCCCAGTAGTCCCCCTCTACAGGCAGAATCTGCCCCGTCAGCGAAGTCTCTTGCCCAACTCAGTAGCGCTCAACCCACCAATGCAGACGTTGCAAGAGAACCAGCACAGAGCAATCCTGAGCAGATGGAGCAAGTGACTCATGTTTCCCAACTCAGTGGTGAACCACTCACTGACTCAATGGAACAAGTAACCAACGTTTCCCAGTTGAGTGACGTTCGACCCACAGATTGGGCTTATGAAGCGTTGCGATCGCTCGTTGAGCGTTATGGTTGTATTGCGGGCTATCCAGACGGTACCTTCCGAGGAAACCGTGCCATGACCCGCTATGAATTTGCCGCAGGTTTGAATGCCTGTTTGCAACAAATTGAGAAATTAATGGCTGGTAATGGCTCTGAATCGGCTACCAAGGAAGATTTAGCCGCATTACAGCGATTAGTGGAGGAATTTCGTCCCGAACTCACGACTCTAGGGTCACGAATCGATAAATTAGACGGTCGAGTCGCCTTTCTCGAAGATCATCAATTCTCCACCACAACCAAATTAAGTGGTCAGGCTATTATCTCCGCCATCGGTGCTAGCGGGGGTGCGCCGGATGGCAAGGACGCTAACATCATCCTAACCAATCGGGTGCGACTCAACTTAGTCACCAGTTTTACTGGAAAAGATACCCTAATCACAGGCTTGCAAGCTTATAACTTCGAGGGGGGTGTCTTTGGGGGAAACAGCCTTCAAAATACTTTGTTCCCAGGCTCAACCCTCACCTCCGGAATGAGTAAACTCAGCTTTGAACCCCAATTTCCGGGATTCAATCCCAAGGACTTATCAACGGTCGGAACCAATAGCGTTAATTTATACAAGCTACTTTACATCTTCCCCCTTGCCAACAAATTTACGGTGTTTGCTGGGACGGCAGCTGAAGTTTCCGATGCCTTTCCCGCCATTACTCCCTTTGCCGATGATGGACAAGAGGCCATTTCCCGGTTCGCGGGTTATAACCCCGTGGTACGGGTATCGGGTGGGACTTCTGGAACCGGTTTAGCATCGGCGGCTGGCTTTATCTGGAGCATTTCTGACAAGCTCGACCTCAGAGCCTTGTACGGTAGCGTCAATGCTAACCTGCCCGGTGAGGCTTCGGATGTTCTGCCAGGGGTTTCGGGTACACCTTTGGGAGCGGGCGTGTTTAGTGGTAGTAGTGTTGTTGCGACGCAACTGACAATTAAACCCACCAACTCCATTGACATTGGTTTGAACTATGCCAACAGTTACCACGAAATCAACATCTTGGGCACTGGATTAGCTCAATCGGATGCTAACGCTTTGGGCGGAGTCGCTCTCGGCACTCCCGTAAACCTCAACTCAGTTGGTGCAACGCTGACTTGGCGGTTAACACCGAAGGTGGCGTTAAGTACCTATGGAGCCTACATCTTTGCGAATGATTCAACAGGTGATGTTGATGCCTCGTCTAACTTCAGCAGTTGGATGGTAGGTTTGCACTTTAAGGACTTGTTCAAAGAGGGGAATGCAGCCGGACTCATTTTTGGACAGCCACTTTACCGGGTAGATGCAGGTGGGGATGCTGTGCTGGCAGCGGCTGGTGTCAACAGAGCCACGCCCTACCACTTAGAGGCTTATTATCGCTTTCAGGTGAGTAAGAATATCAGCATTACACCGGGTGCTTTTGTGCTGTTCAATCCGGAAGGAAATAGCAACAATGACACCACCGGGGTGGGTGTTATTCGCACTACATCTACGTTCTAA
- a CDS encoding MFS transporter codes for MKLQPRARVQGDWVRKALQWVNLRPEEGERTLLMFAFYTATSVGWLWFEYSAVALFLDKYGAERLPLIYIVGAFMVSGLGLLYSWLSGILPMRSVLVTIALLTSIPLLLFRVGLGLDYFDGWIALATVFLVRLWSDAVEVLNDLNSQVAANQLFNIREIKRTYPIISSGLLVADVVAGFSLPVLLRFVGLYDVIILAAFAMLVGAGTLFYLGQRYSQAFPDLPSRDWEDDESEFAVRSTSGPLQRYIIPLFTFFILAEALYLLVEFQYLSQLEEKLPETSDIAGFLGLFGGTLGLFELTSQWFVSSRAIDRLGVFVAAMLLPASLSVLGLLMLTGSFDFVIGVIRQVIPLPELISGLFVGLILLRFIDELLRYTLIAGIEPVLFQPIPEKMRNAVQTSVQGIAEPITTGITGISILSTIWVTKNLFPGMEQLQSQVFIFAIVLSSAIWLLSGWLMRSSYVSLLVQSAEQGRLGFSDVDLRAFKRAVVEELEQPGTEAEKRSCIQLLGQIDPTTVGEVLAPLLPRLSTALQRQSLEAMLEYPNPAYLGDVQVLIEQTPPPEVLALALRYVWLTQPELDIRTIKHYMHSGVEPTVRATAAALILRRGTPAEKAEATNTLRRMLTSKREQERVMGTRALGEAEYLQALRLYIPNLLQDESLRVRRALLEVIAATHLEEYYGSLMKGLYYKSTREAARGALVRLKDEAIPLVVELAEDIHKPDLVRLQAWMALGEMGTAEALNQLVQQLMSSWGTTRRNILRILLKMPNDAGIEGVLDQLGRSGIEMLIEQELLFLGQIFAAILDLTSENISGEEADLLVGALHNLQTDLLERCFLLMKFLYPISAIQAGAFNVASESRSNVALGLEILDNTLDIPQKRAFLSILDRRSPEEKMACLEEWVPYQPMSPSDRLRRLIEFRHFLPDWSLACCFHLARTAHYSLTPEATLVCLRHPTGFVREAVLAYLREASPRACLDLLPALKNDSDRLVADQAQRILEELGQVS; via the coding sequence ATGAAACTGCAACCTCGTGCTCGTGTTCAGGGTGACTGGGTACGGAAAGCCCTACAGTGGGTCAACCTTCGTCCCGAAGAAGGTGAGCGAACCTTATTGATGTTCGCGTTCTACACAGCAACCTCCGTGGGGTGGCTTTGGTTCGAGTACAGTGCGGTGGCGCTGTTCCTAGACAAATATGGTGCTGAGCGGTTGCCGTTGATTTATATCGTCGGTGCGTTCATGGTTTCAGGGCTAGGATTGTTGTACTCCTGGCTTTCTGGCATTTTGCCGATGCGAAGCGTCTTGGTCACGATCGCCCTGTTGACCAGCATACCTCTGTTACTGTTTCGCGTAGGCTTGGGACTCGACTATTTCGACGGTTGGATCGCTTTGGCGACCGTTTTTCTGGTGCGGTTGTGGTCTGATGCGGTTGAAGTCCTCAACGACCTCAACTCCCAAGTTGCCGCCAATCAACTGTTCAACATCCGAGAAATTAAGCGAACCTACCCGATTATCTCCAGTGGTTTGTTAGTCGCTGATGTCGTCGCCGGATTCTCCTTACCCGTCCTGCTGCGTTTCGTTGGCCTGTACGATGTGATCATTCTCGCGGCTTTTGCCATGTTGGTAGGAGCAGGAACGTTGTTTTATCTCGGTCAACGCTATAGCCAAGCGTTTCCTGACTTGCCCTCGCGAGATTGGGAAGACGATGAGTCTGAATTCGCAGTCCGCAGCACCAGTGGTCCTCTGCAACGCTACATCATCCCTTTATTTACCTTTTTTATCCTGGCAGAAGCTCTGTACCTCTTAGTCGAATTCCAGTATCTCAGTCAACTGGAAGAAAAGCTGCCAGAGACTTCGGACATTGCTGGGTTTTTAGGCTTGTTTGGGGGAACTCTCGGATTATTTGAACTGACTTCCCAATGGTTTGTCTCCAGTCGGGCGATTGATCGCTTAGGCGTTTTTGTTGCCGCTATGCTGTTGCCAGCATCGTTGTCAGTTTTAGGATTGCTGATGTTGACGGGTTCATTCGACTTTGTCATTGGAGTCATCCGTCAGGTCATTCCTTTACCCGAACTTATTAGTGGGCTGTTTGTCGGTCTGATCTTACTCCGGTTTATCGATGAGTTACTGCGCTATACCTTAATCGCAGGCATTGAACCCGTCCTGTTCCAACCCATACCGGAGAAGATGCGAAATGCTGTTCAGACTTCTGTACAGGGCATTGCCGAACCCATCACCACCGGGATTACAGGCATCAGCATCTTGAGCACGATTTGGGTGACAAAAAATCTGTTCCCAGGGATGGAACAATTGCAGAGTCAGGTGTTTATTTTTGCGATTGTGCTGTCTTCGGCCATCTGGTTGCTGAGTGGCTGGTTAATGCGATCGAGCTATGTCAGTTTACTCGTGCAGAGTGCAGAGCAAGGGCGTCTGGGTTTTTCCGATGTGGATTTACGGGCCTTCAAGCGGGCTGTGGTGGAAGAATTGGAGCAGCCCGGGACTGAGGCAGAGAAACGCTCTTGCATCCAACTGTTAGGCCAGATCGATCCAACCACCGTGGGCGAAGTCCTCGCTCCCTTATTGCCTCGCTTGTCTACGGCCTTGCAACGCCAGAGTCTAGAGGCCATGTTAGAGTACCCCAACCCCGCTTACCTGGGCGACGTTCAAGTCCTGATTGAGCAAACACCGCCCCCAGAAGTCTTAGCCTTGGCACTACGCTATGTCTGGTTGACCCAACCTGAACTCGATATTCGTACCATTAAGCATTACATGCATTCTGGTGTGGAGCCAACGGTACGAGCCACCGCCGCCGCTTTAATTCTGCGCCGGGGAACCCCTGCCGAGAAGGCAGAGGCCACCAATACCTTGCGGCGGATGCTTACCTCCAAACGAGAACAAGAGCGGGTGATGGGGACACGGGCGCTAGGCGAGGCCGAGTATTTGCAGGCGTTGAGGCTTTATATCCCCAATCTCTTGCAGGATGAGTCGCTGCGGGTGCGTCGGGCTTTGTTGGAGGTAATTGCCGCCACTCACTTGGAAGAGTACTATGGCTCTTTAATGAAAGGACTGTACTATAAATCCACGCGTGAAGCGGCGCGTGGGGCATTGGTGCGCCTGAAGGATGAAGCGATTCCCTTAGTCGTGGAGTTGGCAGAAGATATCCATAAGCCGGATTTGGTGAGGTTACAAGCTTGGATGGCTTTGGGTGAGATGGGTACCGCAGAAGCCCTCAACCAGTTAGTGCAACAGTTGATGAGTAGTTGGGGGACAACTCGGCGCAATATTCTCCGGATTCTACTCAAGATGCCGAATGACGCTGGGATTGAAGGCGTCCTTGACCAATTGGGGCGGAGTGGGATTGAGATGCTCATTGAGCAAGAATTATTGTTTCTGGGTCAGATTTTTGCGGCTATTCTCGATCTAACAAGTGAGAACATCTCAGGAGAGGAGGCAGATTTGCTTGTCGGGGCGCTACACAATTTGCAAACAGATTTATTAGAACGGTGTTTCTTGTTGATGAAGTTCCTGTACCCGATTAGTGCGATTCAAGCGGGAGCGTTTAATGTGGCATCGGAATCAAGGTCTAATGTGGCACTAGGGTTAGAAATTTTAGACAATACGCTGGATATTCCCCAGAAGAGAGCGTTTTTGTCCATTTTAGACCGTCGTTCTCCGGAAGAGAAGATGGCTTGTTTGGAGGAATGGGTGCCTTATCAACCGATGAGTCCGAGCGATCGCCTCCGTAGGTTGATTGAATTTCGTCATTTTCTGCCCGACTGGTCTCTAGCCTGTTGTTTTCATTTAGCTAGAACCGCTCACTACAGTTTGACACCGGAAGCCACTCTCGTCTGCCTGCGTCATCCAACGGGTTTTGTCCGGGAAGCCGTTTTGGCCTATTTGAGAGAAGCCTCGCCTCGTGCTTGTCTTGATTTGTTACCCGCTTTGAAAAATGACTCCGATCGCTTAGTGGCAGATCAGGCGCAGCGGATACTTGAAGAGTTGGGTCAAGTGAGCTAA
- a CDS encoding GH116 family glycosyl hydrolase translates to MIYQPPRPKIPECSWQRPIGLGWDKPYTVRYASNLDDGPWHGMPLGGFGAGCIGRSPRGDFNLWHLDGGEHSFKSLPACQFSVFEQSENAPKQAYALCTEPPEEGTLSAWQWYPTSQQAKGNTGTYQALYPQSWFTYENVFQTELTCEQFSPIWAGCYQEASYPVAVFEWTAHNPTDAPITLSIMLTWQNIVGWFTNAIKSPQIQVRDDGSPVYEYQPRWGESTGSYNQWIVDNFRVGCLLDRVRLHDSEAVADFRGASEMQEGEGQLCFATVTNPSMEVFYHTRWNPTGNGAEVWQSFAADGSLSDTQDETAAAPGEQIAAAIAIRFTIRPGRTRKIPFILAWDFPVTEFSPGIHYYRRYTDFFGRTGNNAWSIVRTALKHADLWKEKIHLWQEPILKREDLPDWFKMALFNELYLLADGGTLWTAADDRDPIGQFGVLECLDYRWYESLDVRLYGSFALAMLWPRLDKAVLEAFARAIPTHDETSRIIGYNQAEAIRKAADATPHDLGAPNEHPWEKTNYTSYQDCNQWKDLPCDFVLQVYRDFVLTGANDTEFLWECWSSVVKTLAYLKTFDKDGDGIPENSGAPDQTFDDWRLQGISAYCGGLWLAALEAAIAMGEILINHYPPVSELIEVPDPESIQETIELYRQWLEQSQPIYQEKLWNGQYYRLDSESGSDIVMTDQLCGQFYAQLLGLPDIVPPECVQSALKSVYDSCFLKFQDAQLGAANGVRPDGSPENPDATHPLEVWTGINFGLAAFLVQQGMKQEALQLTEAVVRQVYENGLQFRTPEAITAAGTFRASHYLRAMAIWAVYFMLNR, encoded by the coding sequence ATGATCTACCAACCACCGCGCCCAAAAATCCCTGAGTGTAGCTGGCAGCGTCCCATTGGACTTGGCTGGGACAAACCCTACACCGTCCGCTATGCAAGTAATCTCGACGATGGCCCCTGGCATGGTATGCCCCTTGGGGGGTTTGGGGCGGGTTGTATAGGTCGTTCTCCACGAGGCGACTTTAATTTATGGCACTTGGATGGGGGAGAGCATTCCTTTAAAAGCCTCCCGGCGTGTCAGTTTAGTGTATTCGAGCAGTCAGAAAACGCACCCAAGCAAGCTTATGCTCTGTGTACCGAACCACCAGAGGAGGGTACTCTGAGCGCGTGGCAATGGTATCCCACATCGCAACAGGCAAAAGGCAATACGGGTACTTATCAGGCGTTGTATCCTCAAAGTTGGTTTACCTATGAAAATGTTTTCCAAACCGAACTAACTTGTGAGCAGTTTTCCCCCATTTGGGCGGGGTGTTACCAGGAAGCCAGTTACCCGGTAGCGGTGTTCGAGTGGACGGCACACAACCCCACGGATGCCCCAATTACCCTCAGCATTATGCTGACTTGGCAGAATATAGTGGGCTGGTTTACCAATGCGATCAAAAGCCCACAGATACAGGTGCGGGATGATGGTAGTCCGGTTTATGAGTACCAGCCGCGCTGGGGCGAAAGCACGGGAAGTTACAATCAGTGGATTGTGGATAACTTCCGGGTGGGATGCCTTTTAGACCGGGTTAGGCTGCATGATAGCGAAGCGGTAGCCGATTTTCGAGGCGCATCTGAGATGCAGGAAGGGGAAGGGCAGTTATGCTTTGCGACCGTCACCAATCCCAGTATGGAAGTGTTTTACCACACTCGCTGGAACCCGACGGGCAACGGGGCTGAGGTTTGGCAATCCTTCGCCGCCGATGGCAGTTTGAGTGATACGCAGGATGAGACAGCCGCCGCACCGGGAGAACAAATTGCTGCCGCGATCGCCATCCGCTTTACTATTCGTCCTGGTAGAACCCGTAAAATTCCCTTTATCCTCGCTTGGGATTTCCCTGTCACAGAGTTTTCCCCAGGCATTCATTACTACCGACGCTACACCGATTTCTTTGGTCGTACAGGCAACAACGCCTGGTCAATTGTTCGTACCGCCCTCAAGCACGCTGACTTGTGGAAGGAGAAAATACACTTGTGGCAGGAACCCATCTTAAAGCGTGAGGATTTGCCCGATTGGTTTAAGATGGCTCTGTTTAATGAGCTGTATCTGCTGGCGGATGGGGGGACTCTGTGGACGGCGGCGGATGACCGCGACCCGATTGGTCAGTTTGGTGTTCTCGAATGCTTAGATTATCGTTGGTATGAAAGCCTGGATGTGAGGCTTTATGGTTCCTTTGCTCTAGCCATGCTTTGGCCTCGACTCGATAAAGCCGTATTAGAAGCCTTTGCCCGCGCCATCCCGACGCATGACGAGACATCGCGAATTATCGGTTATAACCAGGCAGAAGCCATCCGTAAAGCCGCCGATGCCACACCCCACGACTTGGGTGCACCCAACGAGCACCCGTGGGAAAAGACGAACTATACCAGCTACCAAGATTGCAACCAGTGGAAAGATTTACCCTGTGATTTTGTCTTGCAGGTTTATCGAGATTTTGTCCTCACGGGGGCTAACGATACAGAATTTTTGTGGGAGTGTTGGTCGAGCGTAGTCAAGACGTTAGCTTACCTTAAGACCTTTGACAAAGACGGAGATGGGATTCCGGAAAACTCTGGGGCACCCGATCAAACCTTTGATGACTGGCGGTTGCAAGGAATCAGCGCCTACTGTGGTGGGCTGTGGTTGGCAGCCCTAGAAGCCGCGATCGCCATGGGTGAAATTCTGATTAACCACTACCCTCCCGTATCCGAACTCATCGAAGTCCCTGACCCGGAATCCATTCAAGAAACCATTGAACTCTATCGCCAATGGTTAGAACAATCACAACCCATTTATCAAGAAAAACTCTGGAATGGTCAATACTATCGGCTGGATAGTGAGAGCGGTTCAGATATCGTGATGACAGACCAACTGTGCGGTCAATTTTACGCCCAGTTATTAGGTTTGCCGGATATTGTACCTCCAGAATGCGTCCAGTCTGCCCTCAAGAGCGTGTATGATTCCTGTTTCTTAAAGTTTCAGGATGCCCAACTGGGAGCAGCCAATGGCGTAAGACCGGATGGTTCACCCGAAAATCCCGATGCAACTCATCCTTTAGAAGTCTGGACGGGCATTAACTTTGGGCTAGCGGCATTTTTAGTGCAGCAAGGGATGAAGCAAGAAGCTTTGCAACTCACGGAAGCTGTCGTGCGTCAAGTCTATGAAAATGGACTGCAATTTAGAACGCCGGAAGCGATTACAGCGGCGGGAACTTTCCGCGCTAGTCACTATCTGCGAGCGATGGCTATTTGGGCGGTTTATTTCATGCTCAATCGGTAG
- a CDS encoding alpha/beta fold hydrolase, whose product MTTSVHWQQRVGNQRDWVWRGWQTRYTYIRSPQSLSESTAPIMLLHGFGASIGHWRHNLEVIGEHHTVYALDMLGWGASRKAAVEYKIDLWVDQVYEFWQTFIRQPMVLVGNSIGSLVCLAAAAAHPEMVKGIALINLPDFSLEEEMTPPWLRPVVSAVKSVVVSPIVIKSLFYVVRRPPFVRKWVGRAYANPAAITAELVEILAVPAQDRGAAATFSALFKGMTSAEFGPKVKTILPTLNIPLLLMWGRQDRMIPPYLAQQFAALNPNLELVELDDAGHCPHDECPDKVNQIILEWLARHCTEAQNASDSSLSTTP is encoded by the coding sequence GTGACAACATCTGTGCATTGGCAGCAACGAGTTGGGAATCAGCGAGACTGGGTTTGGCGAGGCTGGCAGACCCGCTACACCTATATCCGATCCCCGCAATCGCTGAGTGAATCAACAGCCCCGATAATGCTGCTGCATGGCTTTGGAGCCTCCATTGGGCATTGGCGTCATAACTTGGAAGTGATCGGTGAACACCACACGGTTTACGCCTTGGATATGCTGGGGTGGGGTGCATCCCGGAAGGCCGCTGTGGAGTATAAGATCGATCTCTGGGTAGACCAGGTTTATGAATTTTGGCAGACTTTTATCCGGCAGCCGATGGTATTAGTGGGTAACTCGATTGGCTCCCTGGTTTGTCTAGCGGCAGCGGCAGCTCATCCAGAAATGGTAAAAGGAATTGCCCTGATTAATTTACCTGATTTTTCTTTGGAAGAGGAGATGACTCCCCCTTGGTTGCGACCTGTGGTTTCCGCCGTTAAGAGTGTGGTGGTTTCACCCATCGTAATCAAAAGCCTTTTTTATGTGGTCAGACGCCCACCCTTTGTGCGGAAGTGGGTCGGGCGTGCCTACGCTAACCCCGCCGCTATTACCGCTGAGTTAGTGGAAATTTTAGCCGTTCCAGCCCAAGATAGGGGGGCAGCGGCTACGTTTAGTGCCCTGTTTAAAGGGATGACCTCTGCGGAATTTGGACCCAAGGTCAAAACCATTTTGCCGACCTTAAATATTCCCCTGCTGTTGATGTGGGGGCGTCAAGACCGGATGATTCCGCCCTATTTGGCGCAGCAGTTTGCTGCACTCAACCCGAATTTGGAATTGGTTGAATTAGATGATGCGGGTCACTGTCCCCACGATGAATGTCCAGATAAAGTCAATCAAATTATCTTAGAGTGGCTGGCACGTCACTGTACTGAGGCACAAAATGCTAGCGATTCTTCTCTATCTACGACTCCGTAA
- a CDS encoding BON domain-containing protein: MGWLQRLFGMEKPAEAQVNPAPVETAPEGGEIAPERVGLSGEYDQSGLAKRVALAFDQEPELADEERLWVAQTGGTVVLKGQVTDQATLDKMVSVAQSVSGATSVATDQVTVG; this comes from the coding sequence ATGGGTTGGTTACAAAGACTTTTTGGAATGGAAAAACCAGCAGAGGCTCAGGTTAACCCTGCGCCCGTAGAAACGGCACCTGAAGGCGGAGAAATTGCCCCAGAGCGTGTTGGCTTAAGCGGAGAGTACGATCAAAGCGGTCTTGCCAAGCGGGTTGCCTTAGCTTTTGACCAAGAACCCGAACTGGCTGATGAAGAACGGCTGTGGGTTGCTCAAACTGGGGGCACTGTGGTTTTAAAGGGTCAAGTCACCGACCAAGCAACTCTTGACAAAATGGTGAGTGTTGCCCAAAGCGTTAGCGGTGCCACTAGCGTTGCAACCGATCAAGTGACTGTTGGTTAA